CGACGGCCGGGAGCCAGAGTGGTCAGGGAACTGAGACGGACTGCTGAGAACTGACGGACAACAGTTCGTGTACCGCTATGGCCGGGTCCAGGCGACTCGGCCGTCGCGCTCGACGGTCTCGAGGTCGCCCCGCTCAACCAGCTCGCCGTAGTGGGCGGTGAGCGGAAACGCCAGATCCGCATCGAGGCCGAAGCTTCCGCGCCGGTCGACGACGGCCTCGATTGCCTCCTCGAGCGTGACGGGCCCGAGATCCTCGACGATCTCGAGGGCAAGCGTTTCGATTTCGGCGACGAAGTCCAGCGATTCGGCGACGAAGTCGTCAATCTCGTCGCCGGTGAGCACGTCGTAGTGGGTAAATGAGAGCTGGTCGGGCTCGAGGGAAGCGACGAGTTGGATCGTGTTTTCGTACTCGGGATAGAGGTAGTACGGCGGGGGCTGAAGGTACTCGCCCTCGGCGTCGTAGAGGCCGCGCCCAAAGAAGGCGTCGCCGCCGATCACCAGGTCGTACTCGGGGTCATAGAGTGCGAGATGGCCCTTCGTGTGTCCCGGTGTGTGAAGCACGCGAAGCTGTCTATCCTGAACGCGAATCGATTCACCGCCGCGCAGGCGAAGGTCCACCGGCTCGTCCGGCCCCATCATCCCGGTGAGCCAGTCGTAGACCTTCTGCTCGTAGGTCAGGTCGTGCTCGTCCGCGAACTGGCTGTAGCGCTCCTCGAGAATGCGGTCGACGCTTTCCATCAGCGGGGCGTCGGCGACGTGTCCTGCAATCGTTACGCCTGGACTGTGCTCGCGGAGTTCGTGGTTCCCGCCGAAGTGGTCGGCGTCGGAGTGGGTGACGACAGCAAGGGAGACATCTGCGAGTGACCAGCCCAGATCGACGAGAAACGGTTCGTAGACGGTCGTCGGCGCGTCCACGTAGCCGGGATCGACGAGAATCGGCCCCGTCGCCCCCTCGAGGACGTGATAGCCGTGGATCTTTCCGTCGGTGATCGTTTCGACCCGGTGGATGCCGGGTGTGAGTTGCGTCGCCTCGATGGTGGTGTCGGGATCGGCGTCTGGTGCCATGCAAATCTCCTCGTCGCGGCTTCGACACGAATCGTGATAAATGTATGTTCACACGGCACTCGAATCTGTTGCTCTCGCGTCTGTGCCCTCTCGAGCCGTCCGCGAGCGCTGCGTCTGGCTCGCGACGAACAGTTAAGTCCCACTGTGACGAAGACTCACGGGGATGTCGATTATTGATAGCACACAACACGATGGCCGGACGGTGATCGTCACCGGCGGCTCGAGCGGAATCGGCCGCGGAATCGCCCTGGCGTTCGCGGAGGCCGGCTCGAACGTCGTCATCGCCGACGTGACACGCGAGCCGCGACAGGGCGAGCGCTACGAAACCGACGTGACCAGACCCACCGACGAAGTCGCACGCGAGGAGTTCGGTGTCGATGCGACGTATCTCGAGACGGACGTCAGCGATCCCCACGCAGTCGAGGCGATGATCGAGATGACACTCGAGGAGTACGGCCGGATCGACGTGCTGGTGAACAACGCCGGGATATTCATCGAGGGCGGCTCACAGGACCTAACCGTCGAGGAGTGGGACGAGGTTATCGGCGTTAACCTCGACGGGGCGTTTTTCTGCGCGAAGTACGCGATTCCATCGCTTGTAGAGACTACGGGGACGATCCTCAACATCGGCTCGGTGAACTCCGGTGAAGGTGGCGGCGGCCCACCCTATGCCAGTTCGAAAGCCGCACTCGTCAATCTCACGCGCGATCTCGCGGTCGAACTCGGTGAGGACGCGGTAACCGTCAACGCGATCTGTCCCGGCTTCATCGAGACGGCGATTCAGGACTACCAGACCGACGAGAGCATCGCCGAACAGCTCGGACAGACGCTCCTGCCTCGAGCGGGCACGCCCGAAGACATCGGAAACCTGGCCGTCTTTCTGGCGAGCGACGAAGCGTCGTTCATCCACGGCGAGGAAATCTACATCGACGGCGGCTGGACCGCCCACAGCCTCTGACCACCATGACAGACACTGCCTTCGACACAGACGCTGCACTGGCCGATCTCATCGACCGCATCGGGACGAGCCTCGAGCAGACTGGCTCGGAATTTCCGTACGTCGCTGATCCAGCGACCGGAACCTGGGAGACAACCGACGACGGCAACTGGTGTGGCGGCCACTGGGTCCACGCCCTCTGGCTCGCCTTCGAACACACCGGCGAGAAGCGATTCGCCGAGGCGGCGCGTGAACACACCGAAATCCTCGTGGACTCCATGGTTCGCCCATCCATGTTCTGCGGGATGAACTTCCATTACGCCGGGTTCAGGGCCTACGATATCACGGGCGAGGAGCGCTACCGGGACCTGGGTATCGAGGGGGCCGACGAGATGGTCTCGTACTACCACCACGGCGCGCGACAGATCGCCCTGGGCACCCTCGAGATCGAGGGCCCCTCGAGCGAGTTTCGCGGTCCCGAATCCGACGAGGGGCCATCCGGTGACTCACTCGGTGCTGTAGACGCGATCTACACCTCGCTGCCCGTTCTCTGGCGTGCCTACCACGAGACTGGCGACCCGGTCTACCGTGACACTGCGATCTCACATGCCGACCGCCACCTCGACTGGTACATCCGCGAGGACGGCAGCACCTGGCACCACGCAGAATTCGACCTCGAGACCGGCGAGTTGCGCCGGCAGTACAACGAACTCGCCTACTCCGACGAGACGTGCTGGGCACGCGGACAGGGCTGGTGTATCGCCGGCCTGGCCCGCGCCTACGAGGAAACCGGTGCCGAGCGCTATCTCGACGCCCTCGAGCGAACGACCGCGTACTATCGCAACCACGTTCCCGACGATCTGGTGCCGTACTGGGATTTCGAACACCCCGACCGGCCGAGCGTTCCTCGAGATACGAGCAGCGCGGTGCTCACCGCCTACGGGCTGACCCGACTCTCAGAGACGCCGGAGACGACGCAGTTGCGCTCGTTCGGCGAGGACGTCCTCGAGTCGCTGTGTCGGAACTATCTCACGCCAGTCGACAGCGATGACGAGCGCCATCCTGGTGTTGTGCTCGAGGGCTGTTTTAACGGCCCGTCGGGCTATGCAGACCGGCACGAACTTATCTGGTCGATGTACTATTTGACGTTCGTCCTTTACACGATGAGCGTAGAGACGGGTGAGTAGTCAGGGAGTGTCTCACTGGTGAGAGCATCCGCTCGAGTAGCCTGAATCGGAGCCATTCGCACCCCGTGTAATGCTGAATGGACATATAAGCATATTTTAATCACCATGTTATTAGCAGCACACTATTGCAATGTAGTACAATATTCTTCCGTAATACATCTACGTGTAGTTTTGCGCACCAGATGTGGGAGTATGCTTTCGTTCTACGAAGGCGATACTGTTGGGTATTATCGGAGATATTTCGGATATATCTCGACTTGTGACTACACTATCATTCCCGATGGTATTTCGCCACTCTACATTACTGCCATACATCAATTCTCTGTCTATTCGTGATTGTTCCTCGCTTTCATGAGCGCGTTCGATTTTTCATCTGTATCATCGATACCTCCTCGAGACACGGTTCAGATCCCGGGTCAACGGTCTGCCTTGGTCATAATCTCGAATCGGGCACCGCCAGCAGCGCTGTCACACACCGTAATCTCCCAGTTGTGTGCGTCGATCACATCGCGGACGATAGCGAGGCCAAAACCCATTCCGTTCTGGCTCGTCGTCTGGCCGCGTTCGAAGACAAATTCCCGCTGGGCTGGCGGAATGCCAACTCCGTCGTCTTCGACGACAAACCCACGGTCGGGGTTGCCCTCGAGATGTGTGATTCGGATGGTTACTGGCGACGCATCGTGCTGTGTCACTGTTTGGTCGGTCCCGTTGGCAGCGGTCTCCTGTCCGGACGCAGTATGCGCTCCGCCGTGTTCGACAGTATTGCGAAAGAGGTTCTCGAAGACGTGAAGCAGTTGCGTCCGATCTCCGACGACTGTCCACTCCGGTTCGAGTTCGCACTCGAGTGTAACTTCATCCGTCTGGGTGATGCTCCAAGCATCGGTGATCACCGACTCGAGGTCGACCGGTTCGGGGTCTGTCAGCGTTGTTCCGGCCTGAGCCATCGTCAGCAGATTCGTGATCATCTGTTCCATCCGGTCGTGAGCGTTGGTAATCGCCTGGAAATCGTCTGGATCCGCGGACGATTCAGCGAACTCAGTGTACTGTCGTGCAATGCGCAGTGGCGTTCGGAGGTCGTGACTGATCACGCCCGCGAACTCCTCGAGTCGACGGTTCGTTCGCTCGAGTTCGCGCTCGCGGTTGTTTCGCTCGGTAACGTCTCGAGAGTTGATCACGACGCCGCCGACAATATCGTTGTCGCGCAAGTCAACGGCCACTCCCTCAAGGACGAGACAGGAGCCGTCACGATGGCGGACGCGATACTCAAATCGCCGCTCGGTTTGTGGCCCATCACACAGTGCGTCGAACTCTGTGATTGCTTTGGCCCGGTCCTCGTCGTGGATTATCCGGAACAACGACTCGCCGATGCGGACGTCGGATCGATAGCCGAGAATGGTCTCGATAGAGGGGCTGGTGTATGTGATGATACCGTTTTCGTCGACAACAGTCACAATATCGGAGACGTTCTCGATAAGCGCCTGGAAGCGTTTTTCGGCGCGGCGCTGCTCGGTTACGTCTCGAAGCATCAAAACAGCACCACTGCTCTGGCCATCCTCAACCACCGACACGCTCGCATCGACAATGGTGCCGTGTTTCTCGAACGTCGTTTCCTGTACCGCTCCCTCGAGCAGTGGCAGACACTCCGGGAGGACGGACGTGATCGGGTGTCCGATCACCTGCTCGTCGGGAAGGAGTGACTCACTAGCCGGGTTCCGGTCAACGATCCGTCGTTCGTCGTCAACCACGACGTAGCCGTCACGCATCTCGTCGACGACAGTATCACGAGCGATGGGGAGGAGGTCGAGCCACCGGTACTGGTAGAGCGCAACGGCGATGAGGATGCCAGTGGCGCCGAACCCCCACACTGAGTAGTTGATCTCTGTGATGCCGCTGAACGCGAGGACGTTCGCCGTGCCGGGGATCAACGGTGCCAGGACGACCAGTCGCGCCTGTTTCTGGTAGACACCGCTCCCGCGGGCCTCGAGATATTCGATGAAAAACAGGAAGATGCCGCCGGCAGAGAGCGACCAGTTCCAGAACACGTAGAGCCAGTAGCCGGCGTTTTGGTATTCGACGACCGGCAATAGCACCTGTGTATACTGTATTGGCTGGTGCATCCAGTTGTGAAGTGGATCAGTCAGGATGACGATAAGCCATGCGCAGGTCCCGAGGTAAATGACGCCGAGTCGACCCGGACGGAGCCAGTTGGTCCGTCCCGTGTACGCGAGCGCAAAATGAAAGAGCCCCGTCGCCATGATGACCGCCCCGGCGTTGATCACGACCGACAGCGCCAATCCGATTGCCGGGTTTGTGACGAGAAGCAACACTCCCTGCGGAAACGTCCAGAGGGTTATCCCGCCGAGAAAGCCACTCAATGGGACGACGTCGGCTTTTGCCCGCGTCCGGAGGACGAGAACGGCGAGTGAGAAATTCAAGAGTCCGATGAGTACGAGGCTGACCGCGTGTATCATCGTGAACTCGTGGGGCACATCTCCTCGAATGCAGGGCAGCGTCAAATACATTCCGTGTAGCTGGACCGTCACTTTCGCACAACGGAATTCCCACGAAAAACGCAGCCACAACGGCCGTTCCCGTCACCCTCGAGGACGGCCTGTGGATCACCAACTGGCAGGCCCACATCCACCCTCCACCCTCATTTTGCGTCGCGACGTCACTTCCGATGAACTAATGTAAGTGTTGACCAGAGATAGTATACTGCGACGCTGGCTCCACACACGTACACAGGTGACTCCGAATGTCCATCACCGATCCCACCGACGCCGTCGAGTTGCTCCTCGTTGAGGACAATCACGACGACGCTCAGTTCATCGAACGGCTGATCGACGAACGCCACGCTGCCCTCGAGCGGGAGGGAACTGACGCACCGCTCGAAATTGCTGCCATCGACCACGTCGACTGCCTCGAGGCGGCGCTCGAACGGATACGGACGGACTCGCCGGACGTCGTCCTCCTCGATCTATTGCTTCCTGACAGTCGGGGCCTCGAGACGATTGAACGCGTGGTCGAATACGCGCCGGATTTGCCAATCGTCGTCGTCACCGGCCAGAACGAAACCGAAATCGGCGTCGAGGCGATCCAGTGTGGAGCACAGGAGTACCTCTCGAAAGGGACCGTCACTGGAGAGACGATTTTGCGAACGCTTCGATACGCTATCGAACGCTCGCGACACCAGCGCGAACTCGTCGACCGGAACCATCGACTCGCCCTCCTCAATCGGATCGTCAGACAGGATATTCGAAACGATGTCAGCATGATCGTCGGTCTGGGCGACCAACTTCGACACGGTATCGACCCGAACGATGAACGGACACTCGAGTTGCTGTTGGATTCGGCCGGTCACGCCGTTGACCTCACGGATACGGCTGCGGCCGTGATCGACGTGATTGCCGCTGACGGTGTCGAAGACGAGCCGTGTGAGTTATACGCGATTCTCGAGGCCGAGATAACGCAGATCCGGCGCGACCACGATGTCGAGGTCACACTCGAGCGAGAGGACTCCGCCGACGGGCCGGTGATCGTCCACGCGTCACCGATGCTCGGATCCGTATTCGACCATCTTCTCGTCAATGCTGTTGTCCACTCAGATCAGTCACCGCCGCAGGTGACGGTGACGCTCGAGACCACTGAGACGGACGTCACCGTTACAATCGCCGATGACGGAATCGGTATTCCGGATTCACAGAAACAGGCGCTTGCCGATCCGAACACTCGGTTCTCTGCCCGATCAGGGATGGGTGTCGGGCTGTATCTGGTGACGACGCTCCTCGAGTCCTTTGGGGGCCACCTCGAAATTACCGATAACGATCCGCGCGGAACGCAAGTCGCTGTGACTCTCGAGCGTGAGCCACTGTAGTCTCCCCGGCATAGTACCTCTTCAACCCCGGGCACGGTGGCCCGGGGAATCCGCCTTGATACCTGTTTGAAACGCTTTACACACTGATCGCAACGTCATCTTGCGATCAGGTGTGCAGTGACTTTCAATAGCTACTATAGTGTCCAGCGTCGACGATTCGCTCGCTCCACACTCGCGACGTGTCCTCGAGGGGCCGCGAGAGCGTGCAGTCGTAGCGGATGAGGTCCAGTGGTGTAAGAATATAGTGATGGACTGTCCAAGTGGTGTATGGACAGACCCGATGTGCATATCCCACCTGCTGATCGGCTCGCACTCGATGCTCTCTCGTTGCTCTCGAATAAGTGGGACCCTGTGGTGATAGCCGTCCTGCTGGAGTCGGGTCCGCTTCGATTCAACGAACTCGAGACTGCCATCCCCGAAATCTCGCCGAATATGCTCACGAAGACACTCGAGTCGTTATCGGACCACGAACTCGTCGACCGGCGTGTGGTCACTGACTCACCACTTACAGTCTCGTATGAACTCACAGACGCCGGCCATGACTTGCAACCAGTGTTCGATTCGCTCACGGCGTGGGGGACTGAACACATCGATGCCGTCCGACCAACGGTGGTGCTCGGCGACCGTGATCGCCGACTCCTCGAATTGTATGGCGAGTGGTTGGACGACCAATTTGCGGTCATCACTGCCAGCGGCCACACGCAACTCCAACAACACCTCACGGAGGCACCTGATGTCGTGCTGTTCGATCTCGAGTTGTGGGATGACGAACCGGAAACGTTCAGCCGGCGCTGCCCTGGCACGACCCGCCGTATCGGTCTCAGTAGTGCCCGACCCGATCCGTCGCTCTGTGCGTGGCCATGCGATGCCTTCCTGCGGAAACCACTTCGCAGAGACGACCTGATCGCTGCTGTCGACCGCCAAGTCGAACGACTCGGCCAACCAGACAAGCCACGCGAGCGCGAGGCCCTCGAGTCGACGCTTTCCCTCCTCGAATCGACGTACTCGAAGCCGGTCCTCGAGCGGGACGATCAGGTCACACAACTCTACGAGCGATTATCATCACTCGAGGCAGACCCACTTAGGGAAACCTAAGTGACCGACTCCCTCCCCCCTAAGCTGGATATTATTACGGATTGAATGTACTTTCCCTCATGGTAAACGTGGGACGCAAGATGGTCCGGTGGGAATCGGCCGTCTATCTCTGGGTTGGAGTTATCGCTGTCTGTGGATTGTGCATCGGTGTGGGTGCAGTCGGGATCGTCACAGCAGACGGTGAGAGCAATTTTTCGTCGGACGGTGTCACACCGACACAGTTCGATAGTACCGAAAGCGACGTGCTCTGGGAGACTGATGCAGACCTCTCAACGGGGGCAGCCCCAACGGTTGTCGACGGCATACTCGTGACGACAACCGGCAGTTCTGGCGGAGACGGGACCGTCACCGCGTACGACGTGGGAACGGGTGAGACACGCTGGACGACCGAGATCCCGGTCGACGGATCACCAACCGTCGTCGACGGGACGGTGTATGTCACCGGTGCGGATGGCGTATGGGCGCTCGATCTCGAACTCGGAACGCTCGAGTGGGAGGTCGAGTTCGAGGAGGGAACGAGCAGTACGCGAGCGCTCGGCGTCGACGGCGAGTACGTCTACGTGGGCGAGTCGCTCGATGCGAGCACGGATCAGTTGCTTGCACTCAACGCCGAGGACGGAAGCGAGCAGTGGTCAACGGAGATGGAGGCCATCTACAGCGGCCCGACCGTTGTCGACGGAACGGTCTACATTGGCACGGCCGATGGGCTGGTTGCAGTCGATGCGTCTGACGGTGAGGAGCAGTGGACATGGGACGACTACGGCGTCCTCGAGGACCGCTCGGCTATCTCGGAGCCGACCGTCGCGGACGGGAACCTCTACGTCAGTCTCCGGGAAGGCGTTCAGTCAGGTGATGTCTACGATGACGATTACGACCGCTCTACCGTAGCGCTCGATCTTGAGACTGGTGAAGAAGAATGGATGTACGAGTTCGGGGACCCATCTGTCGGGGAGGCTATGCAGACGCCCACGACACCGACCGTCTCGGGGGAAGGCGGTGAGACCACGGTTTTCGTTGCCTATGATGGATTATACGCGCTAGATGCGGCCGACGGCTCCGAACGCTGGATCGACGAGACAACGGTATGGGACGCACCAACGGTCGCCGACGGAACGCTGTTCGTTCCGCAGTCGACCGATTCGGAGGCGCTACGAGCGCTCGAGGTGACCGATGGCGAAGAACTGTGGTCGGTCGAGACCGGTGGTTCCAGTGACGTCATTGTCGTCGACGGTATCGCCTACGTCGCGGTCCAGACAGGAGACACGCGACTGCTGGCCATCGATGCCGGTGTCTCGGGCTCCAGTAGCGACGCCCGCGTGATGCTCGGCGTGCAGAACAACCACCACACGTGGACGGGTGCACCAGAACCCGCAGATCCGCGTGTCGTCAACGTCGCGTTCGACGACGGTGTCTTTGTGAATGACGAGATTTCGATCACGGTGACGGCACGAAACGAC
The nucleotide sequence above comes from Natronolimnobius baerhuensis. Encoded proteins:
- a CDS encoding MBL fold metallo-hydrolase: MAPDADPDTTIEATQLTPGIHRVETITDGKIHGYHVLEGATGPILVDPGYVDAPTTVYEPFLVDLGWSLADVSLAVVTHSDADHFGGNHELREHSPGVTIAGHVADAPLMESVDRILEERYSQFADEHDLTYEQKVYDWLTGMMGPDEPVDLRLRGGESIRVQDRQLRVLHTPGHTKGHLALYDPEYDLVIGGDAFFGRGLYDAEGEYLQPPPYYLYPEYENTIQLVASLEPDQLSFTHYDVLTGDEIDDFVAESLDFVAEIETLALEIVEDLGPVTLEEAIEAVVDRRGSFGLDADLAFPLTAHYGELVERGDLETVERDGRVAWTRP
- a CDS encoding glycoside hydrolase family 88 protein; the encoded protein is MTDTAFDTDAALADLIDRIGTSLEQTGSEFPYVADPATGTWETTDDGNWCGGHWVHALWLAFEHTGEKRFAEAAREHTEILVDSMVRPSMFCGMNFHYAGFRAYDITGEERYRDLGIEGADEMVSYYHHGARQIALGTLEIEGPSSEFRGPESDEGPSGDSLGAVDAIYTSLPVLWRAYHETGDPVYRDTAISHADRHLDWYIREDGSTWHHAEFDLETGELRRQYNELAYSDETCWARGQGWCIAGLARAYEETGAERYLDALERTTAYYRNHVPDDLVPYWDFEHPDRPSVPRDTSSAVLTAYGLTRLSETPETTQLRSFGEDVLESLCRNYLTPVDSDDERHPGVVLEGCFNGPSGYADRHELIWSMYYLTFVLYTMSVETGE
- a CDS encoding hybrid sensor histidine kinase/response regulator, with the protein product MSITDPTDAVELLLVEDNHDDAQFIERLIDERHAALEREGTDAPLEIAAIDHVDCLEAALERIRTDSPDVVLLDLLLPDSRGLETIERVVEYAPDLPIVVVTGQNETEIGVEAIQCGAQEYLSKGTVTGETILRTLRYAIERSRHQRELVDRNHRLALLNRIVRQDIRNDVSMIVGLGDQLRHGIDPNDERTLELLLDSAGHAVDLTDTAAAVIDVIAADGVEDEPCELYAILEAEITQIRRDHDVEVTLEREDSADGPVIVHASPMLGSVFDHLLVNAVVHSDQSPPQVTVTLETTETDVTVTIADDGIGIPDSQKQALADPNTRFSARSGMGVGLYLVTTLLESFGGHLEITDNDPRGTQVAVTLEREPL
- a CDS encoding SDR family NAD(P)-dependent oxidoreductase — translated: MSIIDSTQHDGRTVIVTGGSSGIGRGIALAFAEAGSNVVIADVTREPRQGERYETDVTRPTDEVAREEFGVDATYLETDVSDPHAVEAMIEMTLEEYGRIDVLVNNAGIFIEGGSQDLTVEEWDEVIGVNLDGAFFCAKYAIPSLVETTGTILNIGSVNSGEGGGGPPYASSKAALVNLTRDLAVELGEDAVTVNAICPGFIETAIQDYQTDESIAEQLGQTLLPRAGTPEDIGNLAVFLASDEASFIHGEEIYIDGGWTAHSL
- a CDS encoding winged helix-turn-helix transcriptional regulator, producing MDRPDVHIPPADRLALDALSLLSNKWDPVVIAVLLESGPLRFNELETAIPEISPNMLTKTLESLSDHELVDRRVVTDSPLTVSYELTDAGHDLQPVFDSLTAWGTEHIDAVRPTVVLGDRDRRLLELYGEWLDDQFAVITASGHTQLQQHLTEAPDVVLFDLELWDDEPETFSRRCPGTTRRIGLSSARPDPSLCAWPCDAFLRKPLRRDDLIAAVDRQVERLGQPDKPREREALESTLSLLESTYSKPVLERDDQVTQLYERLSSLEADPLRET
- a CDS encoding histidine kinase N-terminal 7TM domain-containing protein, producing the protein MPHEFTMIHAVSLVLIGLLNFSLAVLVLRTRAKADVVPLSGFLGGITLWTFPQGVLLLVTNPAIGLALSVVINAGAVIMATGLFHFALAYTGRTNWLRPGRLGVIYLGTCAWLIVILTDPLHNWMHQPIQYTQVLLPVVEYQNAGYWLYVFWNWSLSAGGIFLFFIEYLEARGSGVYQKQARLVVLAPLIPGTANVLAFSGITEINYSVWGFGATGILIAVALYQYRWLDLLPIARDTVVDEMRDGYVVVDDERRIVDRNPASESLLPDEQVIGHPITSVLPECLPLLEGAVQETTFEKHGTIVDASVSVVEDGQSSGAVLMLRDVTEQRRAEKRFQALIENVSDIVTVVDENGIITYTSPSIETILGYRSDVRIGESLFRIIHDEDRAKAITEFDALCDGPQTERRFEYRVRHRDGSCLVLEGVAVDLRDNDIVGGVVINSRDVTERNNRERELERTNRRLEEFAGVISHDLRTPLRIARQYTEFAESSADPDDFQAITNAHDRMEQMITNLLTMAQAGTTLTDPEPVDLESVITDAWSITQTDEVTLECELEPEWTVVGDRTQLLHVFENLFRNTVEHGGAHTASGQETAANGTDQTVTQHDASPVTIRITHLEGNPDRGFVVEDDGVGIPPAQREFVFERGQTTSQNGMGFGLAIVRDVIDAHNWEITVCDSAAGGARFEIMTKADR